DNA from Desulfuromonas sp. AOP6:
CCCCACGATCCTTTTTGCCGCGCCGCAGCAGGGCTTTAACGCGCGCGAGGAGTTCGGCGAAAGCGAAAGGTTTGGTAAGATAGTCGTCACTGCCGGAATCGAGGCCCGACACGATGTCCTGCACGGTGTCCTTGGCGGTCAGACAGAGAACGGGATGGCTTATCTGCCTCTTGCGAAGCTCCTTGATGACGGTGAGGCCGTCCATCTTCGGCAGCATGATATCCATGATGACGAGGTCGTAGGGGTTGCTCTCCCCCATATAGAGGCCCTCTTCTCCATCATAGGCGATGTCCACCTCGTAGTTTTCCTCTTCCAGACCTCGCTTGATAAAGCTGGCGACTTTTTTTTCGTCTTCTACGACAAGAATGCGCATCCTGTTCTCCTTTGGTTCCGCAGGGGAACGTTGACAGTGATGATTAAACGATCCCGGCCTGTTTCTGGGTGCCGGACAGGGGATATAACTGCAATTAGGTCAGTTTTAATTTGACGAGCACTTCGTTGGCCGTCTCTTCCACGGCTTTTCCCGACACGTCGATCACGACCCACCCCTGTCGTCGGAAAAAGGCCTTGGCGTAGGCCAATTCCTCTTCGATTTTTTCATAGTCGGCGTAGGCCGTGCGGGAGGCCTGACCGAGATTGCGCAGTCGGGCGGCCCGCAATTCCATCAGGCGCTCGGGATCAATGACCAGTCCGGCGACCTTCTGGGGGTCGACATGGAATATTTCCTCGGGGAGGTCTATCCCCTGTACCATGGGCACATTGGCCACCTTCCAGCCGCGATGAGCCAGGTAGATGGACAAAGGGGTCTTACTGGAGCGTGAGATGCCGACCAGAACGATATCCGCCTTGGTGAGGTGGCGGGTTTCCTGACCATCATCGTGGCGCACGGTGAACTCTACCGCATCAATGCGTCGAAAATAATCCTCGTCGATCCGGTGCAGCAGTCCGGGAGTTTCTCCGGGGGAGCGCCCGAAGAATTCCGCCAGTTTCATCAGCAGGGGCGTAATAAGGTCCAGGCAGGAAAGGCCGAGGGCATCGCATTCGTCATGAACAAGTTGGGCCAGGTCGCGATTGACGATGGTGTAGACAACGATGGCATTCTGCTTCAGAGCCTGATCCAGGGCCTCGTAAACCTGGCTCTTGGTCCTGACGTTGCTGATCCGGTTAACTTTGACCTCTTTATCCCGGAACTGGGTCAGGCCCGCCATGACGATCTTCTCAGCCGTTTCTCCAGTGGCGTCAGAGAGCAGATATACGAGTTGGGGAGACCCCATGGAATATCCTCATGAATGTTTCATTAGCAGTTTAGCATGGATGCTGTTGCGGGCAATGACAGAGGTTGATCTTGTTTTTTTCTCAGAAGGCCTCTTTTGCCCATGGATCTGAACGCCTATCACTTAGAGTAGGAGCCTCATTAAAAGACCTCCTAATTAAATTTCATGCACGGCCAATTTGTCAAGGTTTTTATTGCTTTTACAAGGGGTCTTTGCTAAACAGTGCCGATGAAAAAGACGTGGCTTGAAATACAAATTTTGGTTCCAGCCACCGGCATCGACCTGGTGTGCGGTGAACTGACGGAGCTCGGCTGTGAGGGCATCACTGTGGAAGAGCGGCCCCTTGACACCTTTGTGCCGCCCGACCCTGATGAAATCCTCGCCGATGAACAAGTCATCAAGGCCTATTTTCCCGATGAAGGTGACGCCCTGTCCCTTTGCCGGGGCATCCAGGAACGACTGGAATACCTGCAGCCCTTTGTCCCCGGCCTTGTCGCTGCCTTGCCCGATGCGTTGCCGGTCCGAACGGAAGACTGGGCGCAAAACTGGAAACAGCACTTCCAGGCTGTTCGTATCGGCAGCCGTCTGGTCATCAAGCCGACCTGGGAAGAGTTCATCCCTGAGTCTGACGATGTCATCGTGCAACTCGATCCGGGCATGGCTTTCGGAACAGGTACCCACGGCACCACACGTCTGTGCCTGGAAGCGCTGGCGGCGCTTTTCGAGGGCGAGCATCCTCCTCGACGGGTGCTCGATGTCGGTACCGGGTCGGGCATTCTTGCCATCGCCGCCGCCGCTCTCGGTGCCGGGCGCGTACTTGCCTGCGATATCGAAGAGGAAGCCTGCCGCACGGCTCGCGCCAATGCTGAGCTCAATGGTGTAGAGGCGCGGATCGAGGTGACTGGTGCGCCTCTCGAAAGTCTTGAAGGGGGATTCGACCTGGTGCTGGCCAATATCCTCGCCGAAGAAAATATCCGCCTGGCGCCAGAACTGATCTCCCGGCTTAACCCCGGTGGTGCCCTGATTCTCTCCGGTATTCTGATGGAGAAGGAGCCCGCCGTCGTTGAGGCCTTCGCCACTTATCCCCTGTCGTCTCCCCACATCACCCACCTGGAAGAATGGTCCTGCCTGCTGTACCGCGCCGGTGCCTGAATGCTGCGCTTCTTTGTCTCCCCGGATAGGCTTCAGAGCGACGAGATTAACCTGCCAGAGGAGGTTTTTCACCATCTGCGCGTAGTGCTGAGACGTTCGCAAGGGGAGGAGATCC
Protein-coding regions in this window:
- a CDS encoding response regulator transcription factor; this translates as MRILVVEDEKKVASFIKRGLEEENYEVDIAYDGEEGLYMGESNPYDLVIMDIMLPKMDGLTVIKELRKRQISHPVLCLTAKDTVQDIVSGLDSGSDDYLTKPFAFAELLARVKALLRRGKKDRGAELLFADLRLDPVAHKVWRSNKEIDLTAKEYALLEYFMRNPNQILTRTMIAEHVWDYTFDSFTNIIDVYVNYLRKKVDRDYDNKLIHTVRGVGYVLKEE
- a CDS encoding pyruvate, water dikinase regulatory protein, whose product is MGSPQLVYLLSDATGETAEKIVMAGLTQFRDKEVKVNRISNVRTKSQVYEALDQALKQNAIVVYTIVNRDLAQLVHDECDALGLSCLDLITPLLMKLAEFFGRSPGETPGLLHRIDEDYFRRIDAVEFTVRHDDGQETRHLTKADIVLVGISRSSKTPLSIYLAHRGWKVANVPMVQGIDLPEEIFHVDPQKVAGLVIDPERLMELRAARLRNLGQASRTAYADYEKIEEELAYAKAFFRRQGWVVIDVSGKAVEETANEVLVKLKLT
- the prmA gene encoding 50S ribosomal protein L11 methyltransferase, with amino-acid sequence MKKTWLEIQILVPATGIDLVCGELTELGCEGITVEERPLDTFVPPDPDEILADEQVIKAYFPDEGDALSLCRGIQERLEYLQPFVPGLVAALPDALPVRTEDWAQNWKQHFQAVRIGSRLVIKPTWEEFIPESDDVIVQLDPGMAFGTGTHGTTRLCLEALAALFEGEHPPRRVLDVGTGSGILAIAAAALGAGRVLACDIEEEACRTARANAELNGVEARIEVTGAPLESLEGGFDLVLANILAEENIRLAPELISRLNPGGALILSGILMEKEPAVVEAFATYPLSSPHITHLEEWSCLLYRAGA